The following are from one region of the Candidatus Bathyarchaeota archaeon genome:
- the purS gene encoding phosphoribosylformylglycinamidine synthase subunit PurS, which produces MRYAAKIEVSLKPGHSNPEGETTARLLKELGYKVQAVDVSKVYTVLLDAQTLSEAKAKAQEMSKRLLANPTKDNYTITVEEQK; this is translated from the coding sequence ATGAGATACGCTGCAAAAATAGAAGTCAGCCTCAAACCCGGACACAGCAACCCGGAAGGCGAAACAACCGCACGATTACTAAAAGAACTCGGCTACAAAGTCCAAGCCGTAGACGTCAGCAAAGTCTACACCGTACTTCTAGACGCCCAAACGCTGAGCGAGGCGAAAGCCAAAGCTCAAGAAATGAGCAAGCGCCTCTTAGCGAACCCAACCAAAGACAACTACACCATAACTGTTGAGGAGCAGAAATGA